TCTGACTGCATCATACTGCCCAAGCGTGTTTACATAACGCGTGCTGCTATTACGTCACGTTACCCAAGCCAGAAAGTGTGACTTTTCAGGCTTGTAGTGTCAGAGCCGTATGGCACTTGGATAACGTCCACTATTTCTATTAGCTGACCTGCCTATCTTTGGAAAACATCACTGACTTTATGACTCTTCTCAAAACATTACACTGATCTGTGATTTGCTGCTCTCAGATGGACCAGCAGGACCAGTCCTATATGTTTGCAAGTCTGACACGGCCTCACTCAGAGCAGCTGCTGCAAGGCCTCCAGCTCTTGCGGCAGGATCACGAACTATGTGACATTGTGCTGCGTGTGGGTGATGCCAAGATCCATGCCCACAAAGTAGTGCTGGCCAGCATCAGTCCTTATTTCAAGGCCATGTTTACGGGTAACCTGTCAGAAAAGGAGACCTCTGAGGTGGAGTTCCAGTGCATCGATGAAGCTGCCTTGCAGGTATGCTTCCATCCAACACTCGCTAGCCGCAGTGATGAACTGCTGTAGCATGTTTATTGTAACATTTGTGCTGTCTTTGCTTCTAGGCTATAGTGGAGTACGCTTATACCGGGACAGTGTTTATCTCCCAGGAGACAGTGGAATCTCTGCTACCCGCTGCCAACTTACTCCAGGTTAAGCTTGTACTTAAGGAGTGTTGTTCCTTCTTAGAGAGCCAGCTGGACGCTGGAAACTGTATAGGCATTTCCCGCTTTGCAGAGACTTACGGCTGTCATGACCTGTGCTTGGCCGCAACGAAGTTCATCTGTGAGAACTTTGAGGAAGTCTGTCAAACGGAGGAGTTTTTTGAACTGACGAGAGCCGAGTTGGATGAGATTGTGTCCAATGATTGCCTTAAGGTAGTCACAGAGGAGACTGTATTTTATGCCCTCGAATCATGGATCAAATATGATGTAACTGAGAGACAGCAGCATCTGGCTCAACTGCTGCACTGTGTTCGCCTTCCGCTGCTCAGTGTCAAATTCCTCACTCGCCTATATGAAGCCAACCATCTTATACGAGATGACCACGCATGCAAGCATCTGCTCAATGAGGCCCTCAAATATCACTTTATGCCTGAACACCGGCTATCCTATCAGACTGTGTTGTCTGCACGTCCCAGGTGTGCCCCAAAGGTGCTGCTCGCAGTAGGAGGCAAGGCTGGACTGTTTGCCACATTGGAAAGGTAATGCTAGTGACTTGTAGATTACAATTGGATGCATTTGTATAAAAGCAActttccaaactttttttttttttaaaagtgtcttagtgtattttttttgtttttttttttttgcttgtcttTCAGCACGGAAATGTATTTCCCTCAGACGGATTCATGGATAGGACTGGCCCCTCTCAGTGTACCCAGATATGAATTTGGAGTGGCGGTGCTGGACCACAAAGTTTATGTTGTGGGAGGCATCGCCACACATATGAGGCAGGGCATTAGCTATCGGAGGCACGAGAGCACCGTAGAAAGCTGGGACCCCGAAACCAACACGTGGTCTTCAGTGGAGCGTATGGCAGAGTGTCGCAGCACTCTCGGTGTGGTGGTCCTGGCCGGAGAGCTGTATGCCCTGGGAGGCTATGACGGCCAGTATTACCTCCAGTCTGTGGAGAAGTATGTCTCGAAGCTGAAGGAGTGGCAGCCTGTGGCACCCATGACGAAGTCCCGCAGCTGCTTTGCCACCGCTGTCCTGGATGGGATGGTGTATGCTATTGGAGGCTATGGCCCAGCACATATGAACAGGTAATCTTACTTAGAGTAGTTGTGTATATATGCTCTAAGTGCATGTTGTCTCCAAGTGACCATTAAATACTTGGACCAGGCAATTTTAAATAACTTTCCAATTTATTTAGCAGTCAAATAATGCTTTGTATAGACGCGTGTGACATAAAATTgtactttaacaaaaaaaaaaaaaaaaaaagattttttttccccccccactATCTTTTGTTTAAAATGGTCTTTAACGAAACAGGTTAGGCCTTTAAGACTTCCTaaaatgttgggtttttttttctttctttcctctcaGGGTTATGTTAATTATTTATTAGAAGTGGCAATGAAGTGAATTATATCGAGTCTTGCTGAGAAAAAGACCAGGAGCTTGTTAATAAGTGCTGGATAGCCATAACAGAATTGGTTGCTAAATGTGTTGCTGTATTGCTGAGGTCACTAGAGAGCAGCGCTCGTGTTGGTTGTTTCCTTGACTCCCAAAACCCCTCAGGAAAATGTGTTTGGACAAAGAATCTTTGgggacatttttcttcttcttcttctttttttccccctgctttCCCCCGTGGCTTATATGGCCTTGCTTGCTGCAAAACAGTCTTAGTTTGCCAATGTTCCGGTGGCTCTCAGGAATTCATCGCTCCCTCATTACAAGTTCAAATTGGTGTGTTTGATATGACCATCtaacttgttttcttttttttcccctgtacgATTAAAAGAAAATTGCTCAGTCATGATGTATTGTGAAGCTCGCATGCATAGAAAGAGCCCCATTGTGTTTACATTACTTAACAAAATTTCTCAGCACACAGCTATAACAGTGGtggtggaaaaaataaatacaatgcaGCAGTGCCTCTGTTTGACTGAGCAATAGCTCCCATTCAAAGCTGAACAAAGGTTCTCTGAACTGTCATTCAGGCTTTAGTAGAAGGGAACAGGAGATGGAGGAAGCATTCTTACACCAGATGTGTAATGTGAGCTCACCTTTAGGTCTGTAAAGACTGGTCATTGTGGATATTGCCATAAATGTCTCAAAGTGAAGGCACACAAAACCACAGCTGGAAGCAAAGCTAGGTATTGCAAGTAGCAGGTGAGATTTGGGTGAGTTGGAGCTTTTTAACCTTTGTGTTTTGATAACTGTGCTGCGTCTACTGTACACAGCGTGGAGCGGTATGACCCTAGCAAGGATGCCTGGGAAATGGTAGCCCCCATGGCAGATAAGAGGATCAACTTCGGAGTAGGTGTGATGCTTGGATTTATATTTGTGGTGGGTGGACACAACGGAGTGTCGCACCTGTCCAGCATCGAGCGGTACGATCCACATCAAAACCAGTGGACGGCGTGCCGAC
This is a stretch of genomic DNA from Pelmatolapia mariae isolate MD_Pm_ZW linkage group LG16_19, Pm_UMD_F_2, whole genome shotgun sequence. It encodes these proteins:
- the LOC134644254 gene encoding kelch-like protein 28, yielding MDQQDQSYMFASLTRPHSEQLLQGLQLLRQDHELCDIVLRVGDAKIHAHKVVLASISPYFKAMFTGNLSEKETSEVEFQCIDEAALQAIVEYAYTGTVFISQETVESLLPAANLLQVKLVLKECCSFLESQLDAGNCIGISRFAETYGCHDLCLAATKFICENFEEVCQTEEFFELTRAELDEIVSNDCLKVVTEETVFYALESWIKYDVTERQQHLAQLLHCVRLPLLSVKFLTRLYEANHLIRDDHACKHLLNEALKYHFMPEHRLSYQTVLSARPRCAPKVLLAVGGKAGLFATLESTEMYFPQTDSWIGLAPLSVPRYEFGVAVLDHKVYVVGGIATHMRQGISYRRHESTVESWDPETNTWSSVERMAECRSTLGVVVLAGELYALGGYDGQYYLQSVEKYVSKLKEWQPVAPMTKSRSCFATAVLDGMVYAIGGYGPAHMNSVERYDPSKDAWEMVAPMADKRINFGVGVMLGFIFVVGGHNGVSHLSSIERYDPHQNQWTACRPMNEPRTGVGSAIVDNYLYVVGGHSGSSYLNTVQRYDPISDSWLDSSGMMYCRCNFGLTAL